One Coregonus clupeaformis isolate EN_2021a chromosome 21, ASM2061545v1, whole genome shotgun sequence DNA window includes the following coding sequences:
- the rpap2 gene encoding putative RNA polymerase II subunit B1 CTD phosphatase rpap2 — MTSMENQPRKRVARSSKPGKKDGKSVKAQTVAEEARRREAVRETLREKLDLEKRALQVVESLLEDSVAEDFLVDCARLITSANYKDTVEERSIVKLCGYPICSNKLGKVSRQQFKISTKTNQVYDITERKSFCSNFCYKASKSFELQISKSPLWLRQHESPPDVKLMKKGNGGSTGEEVRLVERRLREEDVENPLPLDSEAPQGTRRSPTAGHSDDSDTEQDFVSSVVSQRQGPRVHWGDLPKCTAEGEGREPGEGEDRERRSGAKDTKVPKQIQTNKAEEKEEENTEESQKALTKTSNGTDGPQQHTTATNHPSDQQPFLGERGSPEGQSIEEAADLMSQVTIQDRDPAPSPAPTAHSGQNQEPAPTPTPQGDPTPEQPTQPGINIIQVGMSRRGAQGLQGLLKGHEAGTKPVSVRLNLLEGLRRTFNEWTTQETMKFLYGPDHFSKTLIETKKVEKEEELDEDDLEDIVEGGGEGGETESQGGPGRPSAPAPDYDTLRRETEEMGLRVREFYKGMEEVHRVSGKQHARGGDSENQGGALPLVDSHAQHLIQKRITVEKLTRGLRDIVGHLRLTMTDVSSDLNKLVRTFRFTNTNIIHKGPEWTLIAVVLLHLLSEVSPVVREALESPASVEYLSTLMQELPLQDQDLQSLVQLLKTPALCPHAHIEKQQTNQ, encoded by the exons GAGAGAGGCAGTGAGGGAGACCCTGAGAGAAAAGCTGGATCTGGAGAAGAGGGCACTGCAGGTGGTGGAGTCTCTCCTGGAGGACAGCGTAGCAGAGGACTTCCTGGTTGACTGT GCAAGGTTGATCACTTCTGCCAATTACAAAGACACAGTTGAGGAGAGATCCATTGTGAAGCTGTGCGGTTATCCTATCTGTTCAAATAAACTGGGCAAG GTCTCCAGGCAACAGTTCAAAATTTCCACCAAAACCAATCAAGTGTATGACATCACAGAACGCAAG AGCTTCTGCAGTAACTTCTGCTACAAAGCCTCCAAGTCCTTTGAGCTGCAGATATCTAAGAGCCCTCTATGGTTGAGGCAGCACGAGAG CCCCCCAGATGTGAAATTAATGAAGAAAGGAAATGG CGGTAGCACTGGAGAGGAGGTGAGGCTGGTTGAGAGGCGTCTCAGAGAGGAAGATGTGGAGAACCCCCTTCCCCTGGACTCTGAGGCCCCACAGGGCACCAGGCGCTCCCCTACAGCCGGTCACAGCGACGACAGCGACACCGAACAGGACTTTGTCTCCAGCGTGGTCTCCCAGCGACAGGGACCCAGGGTGCACTGGGGTGATCTGCCCAAGTGCACTGCCGAAGGGGAGGGTAGGgaacctggagagggggaggacagggagagaaggtCGGGAGCGAAGGACACAAAGGTGCCCAAGCAAATACAAACAAATAAGGCGGAAGAAAAGGAGGAGGAAAACACAGAAGAATCACAGAAAGCACTAACAAAAACAAGCAATGGCACAGATGGACCCCAACAGCACACAACAGCTACAAACCACCCCAGTGATCAGCAACCTTTCCTGGGAGAGAGAGGCTCGCCAGAGGGCCAGTCTATAGAGGAAGCCGCAGACCTAATGAGCCAAGTCACAATACAGGATAGAGACCCAgctccatctcctgcaccaacagCCCACAGTGGACAGAATCAAGAACCAGCTCCAACCCCCACCCCACAGGGGGATCCAACCCCAGAACAGCCCACCCAGCCTGGCATCAACATTATACAGGTGGGCATGAGCAGAAGGGGAGCACAGGGGCTCCAGGGGCTCCTCAAGGGCCACGAAGCTGGGACTAAACCTGTCTCGGTCCGGCTGAACCTTCTAGAAGGCCTAAGGAGGACCTTCAACGAATGGACGACTCAGGAGACTATGAAGTTCCTATATGGCCCAGACCACTTTAGTAAAACACTGATAGAAACAAAGAAggtggagaaggaagaggagctGGATGAAGATGACTTGGAGGACATTGTGGAGGGTGGTGGGGAGGGAGGTGAGACTGAGTCCCAAGGGGGTCCAGGAAGGCCCTCAGCCCCGGCCCCAGACTACGACACCCTAcgcagggagacagaggagatggGGCTGAGGGTGAGGGAGTTCTACaaagggatggaggaagtccaTAGGGTGTCAGGGAAACAACATGCCAGAGGCGGAGACTCAGAG AACCAGGGTGGTGCGCTCCCATTGGTTGACTCCCATGCCCAGCACCTCATCCAGAAACGCATTACGGTGGAGAAGCTCACTagagg CCTGCGAGACATCGTGGGTCATCTGCGTCTCACCATGACTGATGTCTCCAGTGACCTCAACAAGTTGGTCAGGACCTTCAG ATTTACAAACACCAACATCATCCACAAAGGCCCAGAGTGGACCCTGATTGCGGTGGTGCTCCTCCATTT GTTATCAGAGGTATCCCCGGTGGTGCGGGAGGCCCTGGAGAGCCCGGCCTCAGTAGAGTATCTCTCTACTCTGATGCAGGAGCTCCCACTGCAGGACCAGGACCTACAGAGCCTAGTCCAGCTACTCAAAACCCCAGCCCTCTGTCCACACGCACACATAGAGAAACAGCAGACAAATCAATGA
- the LOC121535029 gene encoding zinc finger protein Gfi-1-like, with protein MPRSFLVKSKRAHSYHQPRYLDDEYIRLDTNLSFICAERKPQVEFEGSCDAQDAHNHGKLYPESHLVRTACLSSTSLLSCVGSVCDRFSDYDDYWRPPSPSASADSEQGFTPSVVNAHPFAIPFPPYAWTTYSGSELRHIVQRTSQHNLSTALEPDTQMGIDGSKDGATNSPIYAQRGPHTGFYRDIGSTVFPTYRMRYADKLYSDLKVSEIKSESDLICSGIEPSGSYKCTRCFKVFSTPHGLEVHVRRSHSGARPFACGMCWKTFGHAVSLEQHKAIHLQERCFNCKICGKSFKRSSTLSTHLLIHSDTRPYPCQYCGKRFHQKSDMKKHTFIHTGEKPHKCQLCGKAFSQSSNLITHSRKHSGYKPFRCDLCFKGFQRKVDLRRHKETQHGFK; from the exons ATGCCGAGGTCATTTTTGGTGAAGAGTAAACGGGCACATAGCTACCACCAACCTCGATACCTGGATGATGAGTACATAAGACTGGATACTAATTTATCCTTTATATGCGCAG AGCGCAAACCGCAGGTTGAGTTTGAGGGGAGCTGTGACGCGCAGGATGCTCATAACCATGGCAAGCTCTACCCCGAGTCCCATCTAGTACGCACGGCttgcctctcctccacctccctgcTGAGCTGCGTGGGCAGCGTGTGCGACCGCTTCTCGGACTATGACGACTACTGGcgccctccatctccatctgCATCAGCGG ATTCGGAACAAGGTTTCACTCCGTCAGTAGTCAACGCTCACCCATTCGCCATTCCATTCCCCCCTTATGCATGGACTACCTACTCTGGCTCCGAGCTCAGGCACATTGTGCAGCGAACATCCCAACACAATCTCTCCACAGCTCTGGAGCCTGACACACAGATGGGCATCGATGGATCCAAGGATGGTGCCACCAACTCCCCCATTTACGCACAGCGGGGCCCGCACACTGGATTTTACCGGGACATTGGGTCTACAGTGTTCCCTACCTATAGAATGCGGTACGCCGATAAATTATACTCGGACCTCAAGGTCTCTGAAATCAAGTCCGAATCCGATCTCATCTGTTCCGGTATAGAACCAAGCGGATCGTACAAATGCACGAGGTGTTTCAAG GTCTTCTCGACACCACACGGTTTGGAAGTTCACGTCCGTCGGTCGCACAGCGGAGCACGACCCTTCGCCTGTGGAATGTGTTGGAAAACGTTTGGGCACGCAGTGAGCCTGGAACAACATAAAGCCATTCACTTACAG GAGAGGTGCTTCAACTGCAAAATCTGTGGCAAAAGCTTCAAGCGATCGTCCACACTGTCCACGCACCTGCTCATCCACTCCGACACGCGCCCCTACCCCTGTCAGTACTGCGGGAAGAGATTCCATCAGAAATCGGACATGAAGAAACACACCTTTATCCATACGG GTGAGAAACCGCACAAGTGCCAGTTATGCGGGAAAGCCTTCAGTCAGAGCTCCAACCTCATCACGCACAGCCGCAAGCACTCCGGCTATAAACCGTTCAGGTGCGACCTCTGCTTCAAGGGATTCCAACGGAAAGTGGATCTGAGGCGGCACAAGGAAACGCAACATGGATTTAAATGA